A window from Salvia miltiorrhiza cultivar Shanhuang (shh) chromosome 2, IMPLAD_Smil_shh, whole genome shotgun sequence encodes these proteins:
- the LOC131008788 gene encoding psbQ-like protein 3, chloroplastic, giving the protein MNALKFPQNQMAAAAAAPAPSSFLHTLHPLTKPSSTTAATRRSSILLTSVLLWTQHTKSAAAFDFRLTVPDQTVEEAESGIRSHAQSLIGVKDLLAAESWREAQKLLRRSSALLKQDVYTMIQASASAERPRLRKLYADLFNAVTRLDYAARDKDRIRVWESYRTILLSLDDILSALFNK; this is encoded by the coding sequence CAGCAGCTGCAGCTCCAGCTCCATCATCCTTCCTCCACACACTCCATCCCCTCACCAAaccctcctccaccaccgccgcgacAAGACGGTCATCCATACTACTCACATCCGTCCTCCTCTGGACGCAGCACACAAAATCCGCCGCCGCATTCGATTTCCGGCTGACGGTGCCGGACCAGACCGTGGAAGAAGCGGAGTCCGGGATCCGGTCCCACGCGCAAAGCCTGATCGGAGTGAAGGATCTGCTGGCGGCGGAGTCGtggagggaggcgcagaaactGCTGCGTAGGAGCTCGGCGCTTCTCAAACAAGACGTGTATACGATGATTCAGGCGTCGGCGTCGGCGGAGCGGCCGAGGCTGAGGAAGCTCTACGCCGATCTGTTCAATGCGGTGACGAGGCTGGATTACGCGGCTCGGGATAAGGATAGGATTAGGGTATGGGAGTCCTACCGTACCATTCTTTTGTCTCTTGATGATATTTTGTCTGCacttttcaataaataa